The bacterium region GAAAGCAGGCGAGATCGCGCGCAGCGTGATCTCGTTCGAGTAGCCGATGAAGGCTCTCGTCTATCACGGAAAAGAGGACATGCGTGTCGAGTCCGTTCCGGACCCGACACCGCCGGATGCCCGCAGCGCTCTGGTGAAGGTGGAGCGGGCCGCGATCTGCGGATCGGATCTTCACCTCTATCATGGCGCCATGCCCGTCCCTTCGGGTGTCGTCGTCGGCCACGAATTCGTTGGAGAGGTCGTGGAGACCGGCCGCGAGGTAGCGAACGTCCGGGTCGGTGATCATGTGCTGGTTTCGGGCGTGATCGGATGCGGCCAATGCAAGCGTTGTGCGCGCGGAGAAGTGGTGCGCTGCGAGCGCAAGCAAACCCAGGTGTTCGGCGTGGGCCCGGAGCTACCCGGCGGTCAGGCGGAAGCCGTCGCCGTGCCCGGCGCGGACCATGCCATTCGCCCGATCCCCGAAGGCGTGAGCGTCGAGCAGGCCGTCCTTCTCACCGACATCCTGCCGACCGGCTACTTCGGCGCTCGGAATGCGGACATCGAGCCAGGCGATACCGTCGTCGTGATCGGCGCGGGCCCGGTGGGCTTGTTGGCCCTGCTCTCGGCTCAGCTCTTCGGAGCAGCACGCATCCTGGTCGTCGACCGGGTCCCGGAACGCCTGGCTCTGGCCAAAGAACTCGGCGGGATTCCTGTCACCGTCGACGAGGCCGACGCCGTCATCGCGGATCTGACGAATGAGCAGGGGGCCGATCGGATCATCGAGGCGGTCGGATCCGATGCGACCATCCTCAAGGCGATCGAATGGGTTCGCGCAGCCGGAACGGTTTCGGTGATCGGCGTGAACACCAGCCCGGCCGTTCCGTTTCCGATGGTCCTGGCGTTGATGAAGGATCTCACCTTCCGGATCGGCCTGGTTCCGGTTCCCGAGTTGTGGCCGGCCTTGATTCCCCTCGTCACTTCCGGGCGGCTGCAACCGGAAAGGGTATTCACCCACCGGATGGGGCTCTCCGAAGGCGCCGAAGCCTACCGACGCTTCAGCGCGCGCGAAGACGGCATCCTGAAGGTGCTCCTCGATCCCAGCCACTGACTTCGGCTAGCAAGAGACGCCCACCGGACCCAGCCAGCCCGCTACGATCGGCCGGCGAGCAGCTTTCCGATCTGTTCGAGTAGGAGCGTCGGGCCGAAGGGTTTCGGAAGCAGGGGTACGTCGACCGGCCAGACCCGATCGCGGTCGGGATGCCCGCTCATTACGAGGGCGGGAAGACCAGGTGCCAGCTTTCGAATGGCCTCGACTGCAGTGAGCCCGTCGAGGCCGGGCATGCTGAGATCGAAGAGAAGCAGGTCGACGTCGCCCGCGTGCGCGTCGAAGCAGGTGAGCGCGTCGTCCCCGTTCTCGGCCTCCAATACCCGGTAGCCGGCGCCCTCGAGGGCCACCCGCGCCATCCGCCGCACGCCGGGTTCATCCTCGGCCAGCAGGATGGTCCCCTCCCCGACCGAATCCATGCACGCATCTGCTGCCTCCGGATGCTCGACGGTTTGCACTGGCCCGGAGGCGGCCGGCCAGAAGAGCTGGAAGCGACTTCCCGCGCCGGGACGACTCGTCACATCGATCGAGCCTCCATGCGCCTCGACGATGCCGTAGGCGACCGCAAGTCCCAGACCGGTTCCATGACCGTCGCCTTTGCCCTTGGTCGTGAAGAACGGATCGAAGATGCGACGACGGGTCTTGGCATCCATTCCCACGCCGTCGTCCGTGACGGAGAGTTCGAGCGCTTGCCCCCCGTCGATCCCTCGGGCCGCCAACACGATCCGTCCACAGGAACCGATGGCATCCACCGCATTCACCAGCAGATTGGTGAGCACGCGGTGCAACTCCGTGGGATCGGCCGCCGCCGGGGGAGTGTCGGGTTCGATTTCGATGACCAGGCTCGCTCCGGGCGCGAGCGAGGGACGCAGCAGTGCCTCCTGCTCTGCAAACAAGTCACGAAGATCCACGCAGCCCTCGGCCCGGGGCCCCTGACGCGCGAACGCCAACAACCCCTGGGTGAGAGACGCACAATGCTCCGCGGAACGCTCGAGGTCTTCCAGGGGAGCGCGAGCCGGGTCGTTTGCAGAAAGTCCTTGAAGGAGCAGACGCGCGTTGCCAAGGATGCCCGTGAGTTGATTGTTGAAGTCATGGGCCAGGCCGCCCGCCAGCGTGCCAAGGGTCTCCATCCGATCCGCATGTTGCATGCGCGCAGCGATTCGTTGCTCGGCCGTCACGTCGTGGGTCACCCAGACACGTCCCAGATGCGTTCCATCCGTCTGGCGCACGCTCTCGTTGCTCATCCACAGCACTCGACCATCGTCTTCGGGAAAGCGCAATTCGAAGGCTTGCTGTGGAAGGAGGTGCGATCTGCCGAGTCTCTCCATATGTGCGTCCAGGTCGGGCTGTACGTTCGGATCCAGCCTGGAACGGATCGCCAACATCACGTCCTGAACTCGTCGCCCGACCCAGGATTCCGGCGACCCGAGGCCGAACTGCTCGACGACGATGTGGTTCATCAGCTGCACCCGGCTCGAGGCATCGGTGAGCAGGATGCCGACGGGCACGGCCTCGAGGAGCGCCTCCGTCTTGCTGCGGCCATCCTCCAGGGACCTGGCCTGCTGCTCACTATCCTTGCGCGTCTGGGCCGCACGAAGAACCAACACGATCGCCTCGACGAGCTCCTCGACGAACGCTTCCAACTCGGTATCCGGAGTCGGTGACGGCCAGAAGACGACCCCGAGCACGCCGACCAACTCTCCGTCCACGCGAATGGGCGCAGCCATCCCCCATTCGAGCTGGTATCCGCTCACGACGGGCGCGATGACCGGCTCTTCATCGAGGGAATCCAGGCGAATGGAACGCTCGGACGCGATGATCCGGGCAGCAAGCGAAGTGTCGAGCGGTGGCTGGCGAAGCGCTGGTGGGATGGGT contains the following coding sequences:
- a CDS encoding alcohol dehydrogenase catalytic domain-containing protein; the protein is MKALVYHGKEDMRVESVPDPTPPDARSALVKVERAAICGSDLHLYHGAMPVPSGVVVGHEFVGEVVETGREVANVRVGDHVLVSGVIGCGQCKRCARGEVVRCERKQTQVFGVGPELPGGQAEAVAVPGADHAIRPIPEGVSVEQAVLLTDILPTGYFGARNADIEPGDTVVVIGAGPVGLLALLSAQLFGAARILVVDRVPERLALAKELGGIPVTVDEADAVIADLTNEQGADRIIEAVGSDATILKAIEWVRAAGTVSVIGVNTSPAVPFPMVLALMKDLTFRIGLVPVPELWPALIPLVTSGRLQPERVFTHRMGLSEGAEAYRRFSAREDGILKVLLDPSH
- a CDS encoding response regulator yields the protein MDGFLLVLVGVVVAIPAYLVLRSRFSELRAAPLWGAAWCMLALAGGLDAISNGRAWLQMLTETASLLAEGLLLAGALTFTRDPRSESLPAWLWLAAPAIGMVHFADPGLGELAGDLGGSILLAACSILVWRYAKRTRASAVEYALSVAFAGMLLIDLPDLEIESLAMSKANIQAMWLVLGFGTAICQLLSFVERVYRRQREMSRERELLRRVVSIARVGTDRSRLFADLSATLGGQRPEPLISLWKRDGKSFQLLPSERHPPIPPALRQPPLDTSLAARIIASERSIRLDSLDEEPVIAPVVSGYQLEWGMAAPIRVDGELVGVLGVVFWPSPTPDTELEAFVEELVEAIVLVLRAAQTRKDSEQQARSLEDGRSKTEALLEAVPVGILLTDASSRVQLMNHIVVEQFGLGSPESWVGRRVQDVMLAIRSRLDPNVQPDLDAHMERLGRSHLLPQQAFELRFPEDDGRVLWMSNESVRQTDGTHLGRVWVTHDVTAEQRIAARMQHADRMETLGTLAGGLAHDFNNQLTGILGNARLLLQGLSANDPARAPLEDLERSAEHCASLTQGLLAFARQGPRAEGCVDLRDLFAEQEALLRPSLAPGASLVIEIEPDTPPAAADPTELHRVLTNLLVNAVDAIGSCGRIVLAARGIDGGQALELSVTDDGVGMDAKTRRRIFDPFFTTKGKGDGHGTGLGLAVAYGIVEAHGGSIDVTSRPGAGSRFQLFWPAASGPVQTVEHPEAADACMDSVGEGTILLAEDEPGVRRMARVALEGAGYRVLEAENGDDALTCFDAHAGDVDLLLFDLSMPGLDGLTAVEAIRKLAPGLPALVMSGHPDRDRVWPVDVPLLPKPFGPTLLLEQIGKLLAGRS